The Terriglobales bacterium DNA window GGCGGAGGCGGAAGACCTGACGCAGGAGGCGTTCCTGCAGCTCTACCGCAAGATCGCAACCTTTCGCGGCGAGTCGGCGTTCTCCACCTGGCTGCACCGCATGGCGGTCAATGTGGTTCTGATGCATCTTCGCAAGAAGAGCCTGAATCAGGTTTCGCTGGACGAAACCCTGGAGCCGCAGCAGGAGGACAGCCCGCGCAGGGATTTTGGAGCAGAAGATACGTCGCTGGCTGGATCCGTCGATCGTGTCCACCTGGAACGCGCCATCGGCAGCCTGCCGCCGGGCTACCGCATGATATTTGTCCTGCACGACGTGGAGGGGTTCGAACATAATGAGATTGCCGAGATGATGGGTTGTTCAATCGGCAACAGCAAATCGCAGCTGCACAAGGCGAGAATGAAACTGCGGGATCTCCTCAAGTCCAGCAGAGCCGAAAAGGCCTTAAAGCGGTGAGGGGACCGTTACAGTGCCACCTTCACGGTGGCTGATGGAAACTGATGTTTTTGCCGGGGAGAGAATTGTAATGACTTGCGCAGAATTTCAGAAAGTTCTGCCCGATGTGGTTGACCGCGGAGGAGATGCCGCGCAAGATGCCCACCTTCGCAGTTGTCCCGCCTGCTCCGAGTTGCTTGCGGACCTGAGGCTGATCGCGCAGCAAGCCAGACAACTCCTGCCAACTCACGATCCCCACCCGCGGGTCTGGGAGAACATACGTGCGACGCTGGAAGAGGAAGGCCTGATCCGATCGGCTCCTGTCAGAATGCACCACCTGATTCCTTTTTCCCATGCCGCCGTTCCCTGGCTGGCAACCGCGGCCGCCATCGCATTGCTGGTTTTTGGCGCGGTTCTTTTCCGTCGCGATTTCAGCGAGGACCGCCTGGCGGTGGCGC harbors:
- a CDS encoding sigma-70 family RNA polymerase sigma factor, producing AEAEDLTQEAFLQLYRKIATFRGESAFSTWLHRMAVNVVLMHLRKKSLNQVSLDETLEPQQEDSPRRDFGAEDTSLAGSVDRVHLERAIGSLPPGYRMIFVLHDVEGFEHNEIAEMMGCSIGNSKSQLHKARMKLRDLLKSSRAEKALKR